The genomic interval TCATAGAAAGTTTCCCCTCGCCTCCAAGGGGCCCCTCCTCTGCATTCCCCCCTTCTTCACCTATAGTCCAGGGGCTGGTTGTCCATCCAGATAAACTCCCCCTCGATGTCCAGGTCCCGAAGGCCAATCCAGGAGCCCCTCCAGTTGGCGCGTTTGGTCAGGAAGTCCTGGGGAGGAGGGTAGGGCTGGAGGGCTGGGGAGACGTGCCTGGGTCCCCTCGCCCTCGCCCCACAGGAGATCAGGGTGGGGAGCTGCCACCTCCCCTGCAGAACCCAGGCCCACCTGCTCCTCTGGGCTGTGGATGCTAACCAGCCGCCCGTGCAGATTCTCGCAGGTGTACCGGGCCTCCAGCCATTTCTTGGAGCCCTCCCCGAAGTAGTAGCACTTCTTTTGGAAATAGATCCAGGCCTCGGGGCACGTGTTGCACACAGAGCctggggtggaggagaggctgAGGGGGGCAGCTGTGGTGGGCACCATGGTGGTTGCCGTGGTAGTTGCTGTGGTGCTGGGCATCGTGGTGGATGCTGTAGTGGATGTTGTTGTCGTGGGTACCAAGGTGGATGCTGTGTTGGGTACCGTGGAGAGTGCAATGGCGGGTGCCGTGGGTACCACATGCAGGGTGGGTGGCAGCGTCTCTCCTGGGGTCTGGGCTGAAAAGCAGATCAACCCCAGGGCCTAACAGAAAGTGTCCTTCTTCCCTGGAGCTCCCGTGTTGATGTACATGTGAGACCATCTCCACGGCAGGAGCACCTcagccaccaccaccatcagcatACCCCCCACACACTGTCAGTAACACCGTGACCACCAGCACCTCCACCACAGGCACCCACAATGGCCAGCAGCATCTCTCCACCACCAACTCCACGGCCAGTGCCAGGCCAGCCACAGCTTAGTCTCCAGTGCCAACGGCACGAGGAGACCAAGACCGCCAGCATCACTTTCCCCGCTACCATCCCCACCAACAGCTGTCCCCCACAGTAGCCCTCACCACCATCATGGCCAGCACCCCCCAACCAGCACTCTTGGTGACTTGCTGGGAAATTGAGATGATTTTCTTCCATTTGGTCAGGGGAgtctgtggtgggggtggggtaggagaACATTGGAGGGCTGGATCCTGATGATCTCCATCAGGGACCACCATGGTCTTTCTTCCCTTGCCCCAACCCCAAGGAAACTCTCAGCCACTGTCATAACCAGCAGCACTGCCAGGGGGGAGGGTAAAACCACTCTTATTGGACTGACGCTCTGGTGACTTAAATTAGATTTTCTTAGAGTGAAGTTCATGGAGGGCTCCATAGCTTGGGTGGAATTTTTCTAAGGAGCCGTGGGTCTACCGCACTCTGAGGAGCACTGGGGAGACTTCCCACACATCAGACAGTAACCAGAAGTCAGCCCTCTGGGGGGAACAGTGTTAAAACAGAAGAGGGCGTCTCTGGTCCTTCAAGATAACTTCGGGGGATGATGCCCTGGCTCTGGGTCACATGATCATGGAGAGACAGCCACCGAGCTGGGCTCAGAACCCAGGCTATGGAGCCAGCTTTTGGGGGAGGGAGTCAGGTCAAAATGAATGAGATCCAGGTTCCGGTGTGGGGGAAAGGGCAGAGCGGGGTTTCTTGCTGGGATTCCCACAGCCACCCCAGGTCCCAGGGGACAGCACTCCTCCACACAGAGCAGAGATCCTTCCTCTTCTCTGAcccagctggggcttcccagaggcCAAAAATCGAGGGTACAGAGGGGCGAGAGGGTGGGTCTTCAGGCAGGAACACCCAGGTTCCACCCCAGGTTACAGGCACAGTGATTGAACCCTTTCTGCGCCTTGCTGGGACCACCCCTATGACCCTGGGGACTGCCAGCATCATCTCTCTCATTGCCACCCCTGGGAAGACCCCATGGTTCCCCTGGTCCTCACTACTGCGAGGTTGCTCCCCCCTTTGCCCCCTGGCTGGGTCAGACAATCCTCCAGGAGGGCTGTGGCTGAGGGCCTCCTACCCACGACCCTCCCCTGAGTGGAGATGGACAGAGGTGAGATCAGTAAAGAGAACACATTTTTGGTGAATGCGCAACATCtttacctggaggaggaaaaagtgTGGAAGCCCCCCACCCAGGTCAGTGGAAGGGAGCTGCTGGAATCAGaaagggttttctctggtgttcCCGTGTGTCGGGCCAGCCACACACACGAGCACACACCCATCCACGCTCACATGCCCACACCTCTACTGCAGGTTGGAACAGGTCGCTCCCAAGGTCTTCTGCATGCGCCAACAAGCCTCCTCCCCACGTCCCCAGCCCCCCCGCCCCACGCGCCCCCAcgcgtcccccccacccccccaccagacGCGCATGCTCACCGTTGGACGCGCGTAGCTCGATCCACAACTTTCCCACCTCCTCTTGGAGTCTTCCCAGTGAATCCAAGGCCTGACGCATCTCATTCAAGCCTTGAGTGGTTGGGTCAGGGGTAGGGGGAGGAGTCaaagtgtttgtttttaatttgcggAGGGGCGGGGCACATCCAGGCATACCTCCCTGCCCTGCTGTTCCTCCCGAGCCGCTCACCGCGGGACTTCAGGTCACTCAGGTCAGCTCGAAGACCATCCAGGTTCCAGGAGAGCGCAGACTctgatgggggtggtggtgggggcagggctggtgTCAGGGATGATGCCCCCGAGCTCCACAGCCCCCCTTAGCTCTAGAACCcaaccgcccccgcccccagctctcACCCTCAGATTCCATTCTCTTCTGTTCAGCTTGGATTCGTTCCATGTCCTGCATTATCTGGGCAGCTGGTTGCAGgggagggggctcagtggtaagcaAATTCTCAGACTCACCCCCCAGTAGTCCCTTTCCGACACCTCCTCTCCTACTCTccaccccccgcccacccccaggGTGGTCTCCTGGCCTGAGTCTTTAGAGTCACCTGCCCATTTTGCAACTCATGGAGGGCTGGACCCCATGTCCACATGTTCATCC from Dama dama isolate Ldn47 chromosome 9, ASM3311817v1, whole genome shotgun sequence carries:
- the FCER2 gene encoding low affinity immunoglobulin epsilon Fc receptor isoform X3, whose product is MTPHSRAEGRGPRPAMGHQEVTKFSRRRRSCCSRGTQLALLALVMTALWAGLLTLLLLWHWENARNLKQLEETAAQNVSQVSKDLETHKGDQMAQKSQAAQIMQDMERIQAEQKRMESEESALSWNLDGLRADLSDLKSRGLNEMRQALDSLGRLQEEVGKLWIELRASNGSVCNTCPEAWIYFQKKCYYFGEGSKKWLEARYTCENLHGRLVSIHSPEEQDFLTKRANWRGSWIGLRDLDIEGEFIWMDNQPLDYSNWQPGEPNDAGLGENCVMMLSSGKWNDAFCGSKLHGWVCDRLATC
- the FCER2 gene encoding low affinity immunoglobulin epsilon Fc receptor isoform X4, translating into MEESSYSEVTKFSRRRRSCCSRGTQLALLALVMTALWAGLLTLLLLWHWENARNLKQLEETAAQNVSQVSKDLETHKGDQMAQKSQAAQIMQDMERIQAEQKRMESEESALSWNLDGLRADLSDLKSRGLNEMRQALDSLGRLQEEVGKLWIELRASNGSVCNTCPEAWIYFQKKCYYFGEGSKKWLEARYTCENLHGRLVSIHSPEEQDFLTKRANWRGSWIGLRDLDIEGEFIWMDNQPLDYSNWQPGEPNDAGLGENCVMMLSSGKWNDAFCGSKLHGWVCDRLATC
- the FCER2 gene encoding low affinity immunoglobulin epsilon Fc receptor isoform X2; this encodes MEESSYSEVTKFSRRRRSCCSRGTQLALLALVMTALWAGLLTLLLLWHWENARNLKQLEETAAQNVSQVSKDLETHKGDQMAQKSQAAQIMQDMERIQAEQKRMESEESALSWNLDGLRADLSDLKSRGLNEMRQALDSLGRLQEEVGKLWIELRASNAQTPGETLPPTLHVVPTAPAIALSTVPNTASTLVPTTTTSTTASTTMPSTTATTTATTMVPTTAAPLSLSSTPGSVCNTCPEAWIYFQKKCYYFGEGSKKWLEARYTCENLHGRLVSIHSPEEQDFLTKRANWRGSWIGLRDLDIEGEFIWMDNQPLDYSNWQPGEPNDAGLGENCVMMLSSGKWNDAFCGSKLHGWVCDRLATC
- the FCER2 gene encoding low affinity immunoglobulin epsilon Fc receptor isoform X1 codes for the protein MTPHSRAEGRGPRPAMGHQEVTKFSRRRRSCCSRGTQLALLALVMTALWAGLLTLLLLWHWENARNLKQLEETAAQNVSQVSKDLETHKGDQMAQKSQAAQIMQDMERIQAEQKRMESEESALSWNLDGLRADLSDLKSRGLNEMRQALDSLGRLQEEVGKLWIELRASNAQTPGETLPPTLHVVPTAPAIALSTVPNTASTLVPTTTTSTTASTTMPSTTATTTATTMVPTTAAPLSLSSTPGSVCNTCPEAWIYFQKKCYYFGEGSKKWLEARYTCENLHGRLVSIHSPEEQDFLTKRANWRGSWIGLRDLDIEGEFIWMDNQPLDYSNWQPGEPNDAGLGENCVMMLSSGKWNDAFCGSKLHGWVCDRLATC